A portion of the Edaphobacter bradus genome contains these proteins:
- a CDS encoding ArsR/SmtB family transcription factor, with translation MPRTATTSDVFNAIAEPRRREIIDVLIDGQEWAVGDVVARLQLAQPAVSKHLGVLRKVGVVTVVKRGQHRMYRLDGEKLKAVHDWVKTYERFWTHQIDRIKERAEQKAMERIARENESPKDGSKTNR, from the coding sequence ATGCCACGAACTGCGACAACGTCCGATGTCTTCAACGCGATTGCGGAGCCGCGGAGGAGAGAGATTATCGACGTACTGATTGATGGTCAGGAATGGGCTGTAGGCGATGTTGTCGCCCGGTTGCAACTTGCACAGCCGGCGGTGTCGAAGCACCTTGGCGTGCTTCGCAAGGTCGGCGTTGTGACGGTCGTGAAGCGCGGGCAGCACCGCATGTACCGGTTGGATGGAGAGAAACTGAAGGCGGTGCACGACTGGGTGAAGACGTATGAGCGGTTCTGGACGCATCAGATTGACCGGATCAAGGAGCGCGCTGAGCAGAAGGCGATGGAACGCATTGCGCGCGAGAACGAATCGCCGAAAGACGGAAGCAAGACAAATCGATGA
- a CDS encoding SRPBCC family protein, whose translation MAANVTEQTVHALEIVREEEIAAPIDVVFETILEQMGPYNETPDTEPMPMKLEPWPGGRWFRDLGNGAGHFWGNVQAIRRPTLLEICGPLFMSYPAISNVQYRLAEENGVTKMRFVHRAMGLIAPDVRVAEGWGSLLQRIREGAERRGVPSQK comes from the coding sequence ATGGCTGCGAACGTTACGGAACAGACGGTGCACGCGCTGGAGATCGTGAGGGAAGAGGAGATCGCGGCGCCGATCGATGTCGTATTCGAGACGATTCTGGAGCAGATGGGGCCGTATAACGAGACCCCTGACACTGAGCCGATGCCGATGAAGCTGGAACCGTGGCCGGGCGGCCGGTGGTTTCGGGATCTGGGGAATGGAGCGGGCCACTTCTGGGGAAATGTGCAGGCGATCAGGCGGCCGACGCTGCTGGAGATCTGCGGGCCGCTGTTTATGTCTTATCCAGCGATCTCGAATGTGCAGTACAGACTCGCGGAGGAGAACGGGGTTACGAAGATGAGGTTTGTGCATCGGGCTATGGGGCTGATTGCTCCTGATGTGAGAGTTGCGGAAGGCTGGGGCAGCCTGTTGCAGAGAATTCGTGAGGGAGCGGAGCGTCGAGGCGTTCCGTCGCAGAAGTAG
- a CDS encoding DUF899 domain-containing protein — protein MSTSTVDLGHKVVSRKEWLDARMAHLAKEKEFTRQRDQLLRARRELPWTKLEKGYVFEGPEGKTALADLFDGKSQLIVYHFMFGPDWEQGCPSCSMVADTVDATIVHVTQRDAAFAAVSRAPMEKIKAFKERMGWSFPWVSSFSSDFNQDFAVSFTAEQIAKGKPYNFGTSGFPSEEAPGVSVFYKNEAGEVFHTYSSYGRGLEGLLGVYALLDMAPKGRDEDALPYPMAWVRHHDRYEPVAAKRVGA, from the coding sequence ATGAGCACAAGCACAGTTGATCTGGGACACAAGGTTGTATCGAGGAAAGAGTGGCTGGATGCTCGCATGGCTCATCTGGCGAAGGAGAAGGAATTTACAAGGCAGCGCGATCAACTTCTGCGGGCGCGCAGGGAACTGCCGTGGACGAAGCTCGAAAAGGGTTATGTCTTTGAGGGGCCGGAGGGGAAGACGGCGCTGGCTGATCTGTTCGACGGCAAGAGCCAGCTGATCGTCTATCACTTCATGTTTGGGCCTGATTGGGAGCAGGGATGCCCATCGTGCTCGATGGTGGCCGATACGGTGGATGCCACGATTGTTCATGTGACGCAGCGCGACGCGGCCTTTGCGGCGGTCTCGCGGGCCCCGATGGAGAAGATCAAGGCGTTCAAAGAGCGAATGGGATGGAGCTTTCCGTGGGTGTCGTCCTTCAGCAGCGACTTCAACCAGGACTTTGCGGTGTCGTTTACGGCAGAGCAGATCGCGAAGGGCAAACCATACAACTTCGGAACATCGGGCTTCCCATCTGAAGAGGCACCTGGGGTCAGCGTGTTCTACAAGAACGAGGCGGGGGAGGTGTTTCATACCTACTCGAGCTATGGGCGCGGATTAGAGGGACTGCTCGGCGTCTACGCGCTGCTGGATATGGCTCCGAAAGGCAGGGACGAGGATGCGCTGCCGTATCCGATGGCGTGGGTTCGGCACCACGATCGATATGAGCCCGTAGCCGCGAAGCGAGTGGGCGCATGA
- a CDS encoding (Fe-S)-binding protein — protein MRVALFITCYNDTLFPETGKAVVRVLERLGHTVEFPAGQTCCGQMHWNTGYQTEALPLVGRFVAQFKGAEAVVVPSSSCVAMIRDHYPKMAAEIGDAKLIQAVEELLPRVFEFSEFLTKRLGLEDVGAYYPHRVTYHASCHGLRNLGLGDGPQRLLRAVRGIDLVEIEGLEQCCGFGGTFAVKNADVSSAMLAEKTTAVLNTGAEACTACDNSCLMHIQGALHRQRTGVRTVHLAEILASEEAVPR, from the coding sequence CTGCGAGTCGCGTTATTCATAACTTGTTACAATGACACGCTGTTTCCGGAGACGGGCAAGGCAGTAGTTCGGGTGCTGGAACGGTTGGGCCATACGGTGGAGTTTCCGGCGGGGCAGACCTGCTGCGGGCAGATGCACTGGAATACGGGCTATCAGACAGAGGCGCTGCCTCTGGTAGGCCGATTTGTCGCGCAGTTCAAGGGGGCTGAGGCGGTGGTGGTGCCGTCGTCGAGCTGCGTGGCGATGATACGCGACCATTATCCGAAGATGGCGGCAGAGATCGGCGATGCGAAGCTGATTCAGGCAGTGGAGGAACTGCTGCCGCGGGTGTTTGAGTTTTCAGAGTTTCTGACGAAGCGGCTGGGGCTTGAGGATGTGGGCGCGTACTATCCGCATCGAGTGACGTATCACGCGAGCTGCCATGGACTGCGTAACCTGGGGCTGGGAGACGGGCCGCAGCGCTTGTTGAGGGCCGTGCGGGGAATCGACCTGGTGGAGATTGAAGGGTTGGAGCAGTGCTGCGGTTTCGGCGGCACGTTTGCTGTGAAGAACGCGGACGTATCGAGCGCGATGCTTGCGGAGAAGACGACTGCGGTGCTGAATACCGGCGCGGAGGCGTGTACGGCGTGCGATAACAGTTGCCTGATGCATATTCAGGGAGCGTTGCACCGGCAGCGGACGGGAGTGCGGACGGTGCACCTCGCGGAGATTCTTGCGAGCGAAGAGGCGGTGCCGCGATGA
- a CDS encoding LutB/LldF family L-lactate oxidation iron-sulfur protein: MSRAAELTVLDPTTSPAFPVAAKTMLRDAQLRKNVRHATEVIQNKRARVVGEMPDWQQLREAGRQIRTHTMANLDFYLEEFERNCTKAGGVVHWARDSAEAKQIVTALVKASGSGGEGATEVIKIKSMTTEEIHLNQALEAAGIHAYETDLAELIIQLGHDQPSHIVVPALHKNRQQIREIFQREMNLPELGEKPEDLADAARRFLREKFLRVKTAVSGANFLIAETGGVCIVESEGNGRMCLTLPETLITVAGIDKVLPRFQDLEVVLQLLPRSATGERMNPYNSIWTGVHEGDGPRSFHVVLMDNARTEVLADEEGRQTLNCIRCGACQNACPVYRQTGGHAYGSVYAGPIGAILTPQLQKMHYAQSLPYASSLCGACYEVCPVKINIPEVLIHLRNKVVEQKSSLDPEALAMKTMALIFRSEKRFRAAQRLGRIAEAPLVRRDGQDGGWIGWLPGILGGWTQVRDLQEMPKETFRDWWEKRGSRGN, from the coding sequence ATGAGCAGAGCTGCGGAGCTGACGGTGCTCGATCCGACGACGTCGCCTGCGTTTCCGGTAGCTGCGAAGACGATGCTGCGCGATGCGCAACTCAGGAAGAATGTTCGCCATGCCACGGAGGTGATTCAGAACAAGCGCGCCCGCGTGGTGGGCGAGATGCCGGACTGGCAACAGTTGCGTGAGGCCGGCAGGCAGATTCGTACGCACACGATGGCGAATCTGGACTTCTACTTAGAAGAGTTTGAGCGCAACTGCACGAAGGCCGGTGGCGTGGTGCACTGGGCTCGAGATTCCGCCGAGGCGAAGCAGATTGTAACGGCGCTGGTGAAGGCGAGCGGGTCCGGGGGCGAAGGTGCGACCGAGGTCATCAAGATCAAGTCGATGACGACGGAAGAGATTCATCTGAACCAGGCGCTAGAGGCGGCGGGGATTCATGCCTACGAGACCGATCTTGCGGAGCTGATCATCCAGCTTGGGCACGACCAGCCTTCGCACATTGTGGTTCCTGCGCTGCACAAAAACCGACAGCAGATTCGCGAGATCTTTCAGAGGGAGATGAATCTTCCAGAGTTGGGTGAGAAGCCGGAGGATCTTGCTGACGCGGCGCGGCGATTTCTGCGCGAGAAGTTTCTGCGGGTAAAGACGGCGGTGAGTGGGGCGAACTTCCTGATCGCGGAGACGGGCGGGGTTTGCATCGTCGAGAGCGAGGGCAATGGGCGGATGTGCCTGACGCTTCCAGAGACTCTGATTACGGTCGCCGGGATCGACAAGGTGCTGCCGCGGTTTCAGGACCTTGAGGTTGTGCTGCAGCTTCTGCCCCGGTCGGCGACGGGCGAGCGAATGAATCCGTACAACTCGATCTGGACCGGAGTGCACGAGGGTGACGGGCCACGTTCGTTCCATGTGGTGCTGATGGACAATGCGCGGACCGAGGTGCTGGCCGATGAAGAAGGACGGCAGACGCTGAACTGTATTCGATGCGGAGCTTGCCAGAATGCGTGTCCTGTGTACCGGCAGACGGGCGGGCACGCATATGGCAGTGTGTATGCCGGACCGATTGGGGCGATCCTGACGCCGCAGTTGCAGAAGATGCACTATGCGCAGAGTCTGCCGTATGCGTCGTCGTTGTGCGGCGCGTGCTACGAGGTGTGCCCGGTGAAGATCAATATCCCCGAGGTGCTGATTCATCTACGGAACAAGGTGGTAGAGCAGAAGAGCTCGCTCGACCCGGAGGCGCTGGCGATGAAGACCATGGCGCTGATCTTCCGCAGCGAGAAGAGATTTCGAGCGGCGCAGCGGCTAGGGCGCATCGCTGAGGCTCCGCTGGTGCGCAGGGATGGGCAGGATGGCGGATGGATTGGCTGGCTGCCTGGAATTCTGGGCGGATGGACGCAGGTGCGCGACCTGCAGGAGATGCCGAAGGAGACCTTCCGTGACTGGTGGGAGAAGCGAGGTTCGCGTGGGAACTGA
- a CDS encoding LutC/YkgG family protein has translation MTGGRSEVRVGTETTVDSSGARTEILRRIRAAKGATPVAAAVEREWTAIERGYRREATREREAVLELLEDRLRDYDAHVVRVRPDEVAGSVAAMLRERGKEKIVVPTGLAAEWLPEGGAFVVDDGAPATELDHFDGVITGATVAIAETGSIVLQNVAGQGRRAVTLVPDYHLCLVRVEDVVETVPEAMDRLRATADLPTTFFSGPSATADIEMTRIKGVHGPRFLDVILIG, from the coding sequence GTGACTGGTGGGAGAAGCGAGGTTCGCGTGGGAACTGAGACGACGGTTGATTCATCTGGAGCACGTACGGAGATACTGCGGAGGATTCGCGCGGCGAAGGGTGCTACGCCTGTGGCTGCTGCAGTGGAGCGCGAGTGGACAGCGATTGAGCGGGGCTACCGGCGCGAAGCTACGCGAGAGCGTGAGGCAGTGCTGGAACTGCTGGAAGATCGCTTGCGTGACTATGATGCGCACGTGGTGCGGGTCCGGCCGGACGAGGTCGCCGGCAGCGTGGCGGCAATGCTTCGTGAAAGAGGCAAGGAGAAGATTGTCGTTCCGACAGGACTTGCCGCAGAGTGGCTGCCGGAGGGGGGTGCGTTTGTCGTCGATGATGGAGCGCCGGCGACGGAGCTGGACCACTTTGATGGTGTGATTACGGGAGCCACTGTCGCTATCGCCGAAACCGGCTCGATTGTGCTGCAGAATGTCGCCGGACAAGGAAGGCGTGCGGTGACGCTGGTTCCGGACTACCACCTTTGCCTCGTGCGCGTGGAGGACGTGGTGGAGACGGTTCCGGAGGCGATGGATCGTCTGCGGGCGACGGCGGATTTGCCGACGACGTTCTTCTCGGGGCCCTCGGCGACGGCGGACATTGAGATGACTCGGATCAAGGGCGTCCACGGGCCGCGCTTTCTGGATGTAATTTTGATCGGCTGA
- a CDS encoding DMT family transporter, with amino-acid sequence MSRRDTLQLLLLSAVWGASFILIEISGHSFPPAWVALLRLTFGALFLWAVLRLGRRSLPPARFIPALVAVALFNNAIPFIFFALGEHTVPSSIAAVLNATTPIWALLITMAVQSTRPNRFTTWGVLLGFTGVMVVVFSHGQDSQRHVSNAEFFRGVFFIALASLGYAIATVIAKIKLKGLDPIGLATTQLSLAWLMVLPVAAFGAHPLHIQRSSFFAVMLLGVAGSGLAYLLYFDLLSRIAATHVVAVTYLLPIWGLFWGFVAHEPILWTAYLGVVVVIGGLVLLNTTSFDQLKAALALPARKKPEVEVEYDAS; translated from the coding sequence ATGAGCCGGCGTGACACGCTTCAACTTCTTCTGCTTTCCGCTGTCTGGGGAGCATCCTTCATCCTCATCGAGATCTCAGGCCACAGCTTCCCTCCTGCGTGGGTTGCGCTGCTTCGTCTTACCTTCGGAGCCCTCTTCCTCTGGGCCGTCCTCCGCCTGGGCCGCCGCTCTCTGCCGCCCGCGAGATTTATTCCGGCTCTGGTTGCCGTCGCGCTGTTCAACAACGCAATCCCATTCATCTTCTTCGCGCTCGGCGAACACACCGTCCCCAGCAGCATCGCCGCCGTCCTCAATGCCACCACCCCAATCTGGGCACTGTTGATCACCATGGCCGTACAGAGCACTCGCCCCAATCGCTTCACTACCTGGGGAGTGCTGCTCGGCTTTACAGGAGTCATGGTTGTCGTCTTCAGTCACGGCCAGGATTCGCAGCGGCACGTCTCTAACGCCGAGTTCTTCCGTGGCGTCTTCTTCATCGCCCTCGCCAGCCTCGGCTATGCCATCGCCACCGTCATCGCCAAGATAAAACTCAAGGGCCTCGACCCAATCGGCCTCGCAACCACTCAACTGTCACTCGCGTGGCTCATGGTGCTGCCAGTCGCAGCCTTCGGAGCCCACCCGCTCCACATCCAGCGCAGCTCCTTCTTTGCGGTCATGTTGTTAGGAGTCGCCGGCAGCGGTCTCGCTTATCTCCTCTACTTCGACTTGCTCTCTCGCATCGCTGCGACCCACGTCGTCGCAGTGACATACTTGCTGCCCATCTGGGGCCTCTTTTGGGGATTCGTTGCACACGAACCCATCCTTTGGACAGCCTACCTCGGCGTCGTGGTCGTCATCGGCGGACTAGTGTTGCTGAATACCACCTCGTTCGACCAGCTCAAGGCCGCACTCGCGCTCCCCGCCCGCAAGAAGCCCGAAGTGGAAGTGGAGTACGACGCGAGCTAG
- a CDS encoding RNB domain-containing ribonuclease: MANHFDLAASAHAEMLREGFQPDFPDGTKAQINQIYSSVNGSHNNMRDLRGLLWSSIDNDTSRDLDQIEVAERTDGGIRMRVGVADVSASVAKNTPIDQHAAFQTKTVYTGVRNFPMLPNELSTDLTSLNENVDRAAMVVEFVVDPQGCRSQPAIYEAMVRNKAQLAYSRVGPWLEGKAGPDMKIAGSLALQEQLKLQDEAAQALREQRVSEGALEFNRIEADPVIIDGKVHSIQTAPRNHATELIEDFMIAANETMAETLRAAGRSCIRRVVRTPERWDRIVDLVGRYGTQLPAEADSTALNTFLRKQRKLDPVHYPDLSLAIIKLMGPGEYVLSSGTDKEPLGHFGLAARDYTHSTAPNRRFADLVMQRIVRAMLANEPPPYTDAELTAIATQCNLQEKAGHKVERTMQKRVAAVALADSIGKVFRGVVTGASQKGTYVRIFDPPVEGRVVRGEEGLDVGDTVTVKLLHTNPQMAYIDFARVPGR; encoded by the coding sequence ATGGCTAACCACTTCGATCTTGCCGCTTCTGCCCATGCGGAGATGCTCCGCGAAGGCTTCCAACCAGATTTTCCCGACGGAACGAAGGCCCAGATTAATCAGATCTATTCTTCTGTGAACGGATCGCATAACAATATGCGCGATCTGCGCGGACTGCTGTGGTCGTCGATTGACAACGATACGTCGCGCGATCTCGATCAGATCGAAGTAGCGGAGCGCACAGATGGAGGCATCCGCATGCGGGTTGGCGTTGCCGATGTTTCGGCCTCCGTGGCGAAGAACACGCCGATCGATCAGCATGCGGCATTTCAGACGAAGACGGTCTACACCGGCGTGCGCAACTTTCCCATGCTGCCGAATGAGCTTTCCACTGACCTGACCTCTCTGAACGAGAACGTGGACCGCGCGGCGATGGTGGTTGAGTTTGTCGTCGATCCGCAGGGATGCCGCAGTCAGCCTGCGATCTACGAGGCGATGGTGCGAAACAAGGCGCAACTGGCTTACAGCAGAGTCGGGCCGTGGCTTGAGGGCAAAGCCGGGCCCGATATGAAGATCGCCGGCTCGCTCGCTCTGCAGGAGCAACTGAAGCTGCAGGACGAGGCCGCACAAGCACTGCGCGAACAGCGCGTGAGCGAGGGCGCGCTCGAGTTCAACCGGATCGAAGCCGATCCGGTCATCATCGACGGCAAGGTGCACTCGATCCAGACTGCTCCGCGCAATCACGCGACCGAGCTGATTGAAGACTTCATGATTGCGGCCAACGAGACGATGGCCGAGACGCTGCGCGCGGCGGGACGGTCTTGCATTCGGCGCGTGGTGCGAACACCGGAACGCTGGGACCGCATCGTTGATTTGGTCGGGCGCTACGGAACGCAACTGCCGGCGGAAGCAGATTCAACGGCTCTCAACACGTTTCTTCGAAAGCAGCGAAAGCTGGACCCGGTGCACTATCCCGATCTCTCATTGGCCATCATCAAACTGATGGGCCCAGGCGAGTATGTTCTTTCGAGCGGCACGGACAAGGAGCCGCTGGGACACTTTGGACTTGCTGCGCGCGACTACACGCACTCGACCGCGCCGAACCGCCGGTTCGCTGACCTGGTTATGCAGCGGATCGTGAGGGCGATGCTGGCTAATGAACCTCCGCCGTATACCGATGCGGAACTGACCGCAATTGCTACGCAATGCAATTTGCAAGAGAAGGCCGGCCACAAGGTGGAGCGCACCATGCAAAAACGAGTCGCTGCTGTGGCGCTTGCCGACAGCATCGGCAAGGTCTTCCGCGGCGTAGTGACGGGCGCGAGTCAGAAAGGAACCTATGTCCGCATCTTCGACCCGCCAGTTGAAGGAAGGGTAGTTCGCGGCGAGGAAGGGCTCGACGTTGGCGACACAGTGACCGTGAAGCTGCTGCACACGAATCCGCAGATGGCCTACATTGATTTCGCGCGGGTGCCTGGCCGTTAG
- the uvrC gene encoding excinuclease ABC subunit UvrC codes for MDLYQKIRTLPTSPGCYLYKNAEGEVIYVGKAKNLRARVRSYFLEASQANAKTGTLMREAVDVDYITVANEHEALALENNLIKQRKPRFNILLRDDKTYPYIKLTMGDRYPKVFVTRRLKKDGSAYFGPYFPGNLAHRLVDLVHRSFLIPSCKVDLSRYHPRACLQYYIKRCLGPCVEGLTTPELYRQAIRDVQLFLEGRPGELEQRLTARMQQAAEAEQYELAARLRDQISTVHQMMDKQRIATTDNEDADVFGYHYENEMLAVNLFHMRNGKIVDRRDFFWEDLPEFEDMFQAEATEEKASDTDEAEALPRMEPDPTASAPEVGEGMPVLQHSSISEPGAAFSPSAFFSALLKQLYLDQNYVPRSVLVPVEFPDRSVLAEMLSERTGRRVEILVPQRGEKRSLVDLVSQNAKQSYDQRFRVMQPGAKAIQEALQDALTLEEPPRRIECFDISHIQGAETVASMVVWEDGAMKKSEYRKFQVRSVTGVDDFASMREIIHRRYKRLTEEKKALPSLILIDGGLGQLHAAYDALEEIGLTLQPLASIAKREEIIYVHGQENDPVVLDRRSPVLHLMQKIRDESHRFAVSYHRKRREMRDRESELLAIPGVGPRTRQRLLEHFGSVRGVKQASTDALTAVVNTATARRIRTHFDEETERSASLPVLN; via the coding sequence ATGGACCTGTACCAGAAAATCCGGACCCTCCCCACCTCCCCGGGCTGCTATCTATACAAGAACGCCGAGGGCGAGGTTATCTATGTCGGCAAGGCGAAGAACCTGCGGGCCCGGGTTCGCTCCTACTTTCTTGAGGCCTCACAGGCCAACGCCAAGACCGGCACCCTGATGCGCGAGGCCGTCGATGTGGACTACATCACGGTCGCCAACGAGCACGAGGCCCTCGCGCTCGAGAACAACCTCATCAAGCAGCGGAAGCCGCGTTTCAACATTCTGCTGCGCGACGACAAAACTTATCCCTACATCAAGTTGACCATGGGCGACCGCTACCCCAAGGTCTTCGTCACACGCCGCCTCAAGAAGGACGGCAGCGCCTACTTCGGTCCCTACTTCCCTGGCAACCTCGCGCATCGACTCGTCGACCTGGTCCACCGCAGCTTTCTCATCCCAAGCTGCAAGGTGGACCTCTCGCGCTACCATCCGCGCGCCTGCCTGCAGTACTACATCAAGCGCTGCCTTGGCCCCTGCGTCGAGGGCCTGACGACCCCTGAGCTCTACAGGCAGGCGATCCGCGATGTACAACTTTTCCTCGAAGGCCGTCCCGGAGAGCTCGAACAACGGCTCACCGCGCGCATGCAGCAGGCCGCCGAGGCAGAGCAGTACGAACTCGCTGCCCGCCTGCGCGATCAGATATCCACTGTCCACCAGATGATGGACAAGCAGCGCATCGCCACCACGGACAACGAGGACGCCGACGTCTTCGGCTATCACTACGAGAACGAGATGCTCGCCGTGAACCTCTTCCACATGCGCAACGGCAAGATCGTCGATCGTCGCGACTTCTTCTGGGAGGACCTGCCCGAGTTCGAGGACATGTTTCAGGCCGAGGCCACCGAAGAAAAGGCCAGCGACACCGATGAGGCAGAGGCGCTGCCGCGTATGGAGCCGGATCCCACAGCCTCCGCGCCCGAGGTCGGCGAGGGGATGCCGGTCTTACAACACTCGTCTATCTCCGAACCCGGAGCAGCCTTCAGTCCGTCGGCCTTCTTCTCTGCCCTGCTCAAACAGCTCTACCTTGACCAGAACTACGTGCCGCGTTCGGTGCTCGTGCCCGTCGAGTTCCCGGACCGCAGTGTTCTCGCCGAGATGCTCTCCGAGCGTACCGGCCGTCGCGTCGAGATACTCGTCCCGCAGCGCGGAGAAAAGCGCTCGCTCGTCGATCTCGTAAGCCAGAACGCGAAGCAGTCCTACGACCAGCGCTTCCGCGTGATGCAACCCGGTGCGAAGGCCATCCAGGAGGCCCTGCAGGACGCGCTCACGCTTGAAGAACCTCCGCGCCGCATCGAGTGCTTCGACATCTCGCACATTCAAGGCGCAGAGACCGTCGCCTCCATGGTGGTATGGGAGGACGGTGCGATGAAGAAGTCCGAGTACCGCAAGTTCCAGGTCAGGTCTGTCACCGGCGTCGACGACTTCGCCAGCATGCGCGAGATCATCCACCGCCGCTACAAAAGACTGACCGAGGAGAAGAAGGCGCTGCCCTCGCTGATCCTCATCGACGGCGGCCTCGGCCAATTGCACGCTGCCTACGACGCGCTTGAAGAGATCGGCCTCACCCTGCAGCCGCTGGCCTCCATCGCCAAACGCGAGGAGATCATCTACGTCCATGGGCAGGAGAACGACCCCGTCGTGCTCGACCGCCGCTCACCCGTGCTGCACCTCATGCAGAAGATCCGCGACGAGAGCCACCGCTTCGCCGTCTCCTACCATCGCAAGCGACGCGAGATGCGAGACCGCGAGAGCGAACTTCTCGCCATCCCCGGCGTAGGACCGCGAACCCGGCAGCGCCTGCTGGAGCACTTTGGCAGCGTGCGCGGCGTCAAGCAAGCCAGCACAGACGCCCTGACCGCCGTCGTCAACACCGCGACCGCCCGGCGCATTCGCACCCACTTCGACGAAGAAACCGAGCGAAGCGCATCCTTACCTGTACTGAATTAG
- a CDS encoding OmpA family protein — MSSMMNENNANVCVARKISSVCGALLAGTVIVTLTVGCSSKNYVRSQTAPLIAQVNDLDAKTATDHRNIADTDERAQRGIAGAQSAADTADQHALAAGQSADTAGHSAQEAYNRVDTLSGVVANLDNYKSISDVSVTFGFDKSVLTATDRQTLDDFAASLTGKRSYILAVTGGTDSVGDANYNYQLSQRRADAVVNYLASKYNIPPHKFYLIGIGKDQEVASNSTAAGRAKNRRVEVKLMTNMEQPSGSTVATSTPSVQ; from the coding sequence ATGAGCTCCATGATGAACGAAAACAATGCCAATGTCTGTGTCGCGAGGAAGATTTCATCTGTCTGTGGTGCGCTGTTAGCAGGTACAGTCATTGTTACTTTGACTGTGGGTTGCTCTAGCAAGAATTATGTTCGATCCCAGACGGCTCCACTGATCGCGCAGGTCAACGATCTGGACGCCAAGACGGCGACGGACCACCGCAACATCGCCGATACGGACGAGCGCGCACAGCGCGGGATCGCCGGCGCACAGAGCGCCGCCGACACTGCCGACCAGCACGCCCTCGCCGCAGGCCAGTCGGCTGACACCGCAGGCCACTCCGCCCAGGAGGCTTACAACCGCGTCGACACGCTGAGTGGGGTCGTAGCGAACCTCGACAACTACAAGTCCATCTCGGATGTGAGCGTGACCTTCGGCTTTGACAAGTCGGTGCTCACCGCGACCGACCGTCAGACGCTCGATGACTTCGCCGCGAGCCTTACCGGTAAGCGGAGCTACATTCTTGCTGTCACCGGCGGGACGGATTCGGTTGGCGACGCGAACTATAACTATCAGCTCAGCCAGCGCCGCGCCGATGCCGTAGTGAACTATCTGGCGTCGAAGTACAATATCCCGCCGCACAAGTTCTACCTCATTGGAATCGGTAAGGATCAGGAGGTCGCGAGCAACAGCACGGCCGCCGGACGCGCGAAGAACCGGCGCGTTGAGGTCAAGCTGATGACCAACATGGAGCAGCCGTCGGGTTCGACAGTCGCCACGTCGACGCCTAGCGTCCAGTAG
- a CDS encoding DUF3311 domain-containing protein — protein sequence MPEQTETRRSRWVWLLALPYLGLCFPALYARSTPSLCGFPFFYWYQLASVILASALLTLVYRKLKDQRDK from the coding sequence ATGCCCGAACAGACCGAAACACGCAGAAGCCGCTGGGTGTGGCTGCTCGCACTGCCTTATCTGGGACTGTGCTTCCCCGCACTCTATGCGCGCAGCACGCCGTCGCTGTGCGGATTTCCTTTCTTCTACTGGTACCAGCTCGCCTCAGTCATTCTGGCTTCGGCTTTACTGACGCTGGTGTACAGGAAGCTGAAAGATCAGCGCGATAAATAA